CTACAATAATTTTCGCATGTTTTACATTAAAAAGCCCTCACAGAAGAATCAAAGTTGGATTGAAATTCCAGCACTAAAACAATGTAGCttagaaattttgtttgctGGCCCACATTTGATATATTGCAAGCTTGATCTTACGCAGTAAACACTTTTAGGGTAGCTATCGGTTGTTCACACTATTGCGAACAGTGCGTTGAACGACATTACAGCAGCAAGTAAACCTAACCTAGAGGAATAAGAAACAGTCACATTTGTACAACAAGGGTTTAGCAGAGAAACTTTATGCTGTCGAGTTCCTAATCACCACCATCTAACCATCACTTATAAAAGTATCAAAAAATGGTGAACATTCCCAAGACCCGTAAGACTTACTGTCCTGGTAAGAACTGCCGCAAGCACACTGTCCACAGAGTCACCCAATACAAGAAGGGACCTGATTCCAAGCTTGCTCAGGGTAAGCGTCGTTATGACCGCAAGCAAAGTGGTTTTGGTGGTCAAACTAAGCCCGTTTTCCACAAGAAGGCTAAGGTTACCAAGAAGGTTGTCCTTCGTTTGGAATGCGTCTCTTGCAAATACAAGAATCAATTGGTTTTGAAGCGTTGCAAGCATTTCGAGCTTGGTGGTGAAAAGAAGACTAAGGTATGTCGAAGAATGCTGATAACGAGTGGATTGGATTTAGACgaatttgtaaaagagTTTTTGCCGTGGTTGAATACCTCTCAAAtccagaaaaaaaattttgcaaagcGCTTTTATGAATTGTCTTTTGTTGAGTTTCATCCTTATTATCgatcattttctttatttcatcTACTAACAATCATTTTAGGGTGCTGCTATCCAATTCTAAGTGTTTTAGCAAATacaattttcttcttttacgGTGATCCTAAAAGCAATTCAAAGTAGTGTTTCATTTGTATTGTATAAATAATGACATGATTCCGATAGAGTAGCACACAAAGTGATGAGTTGTCATCAATTAGCAGTTCGCTAACGCTAAGGTCTGTTCTCAATATTGGAGCAATCTTTTTCGAGTGTTTCTAGTTCCATCGGTTTGAGTCAGAGCTTTTCAAGACTTGTATTACTGCTTGAGTAGAAGACAGGTGTTGTGATTTCGGAAAATAACCCATCACATTTGTCAGCATGTTAACTAAGATAAAAGTAATCAAACAAGTACAGCGTAAAATAGCGAGAGTACTAAAGCATCAAATATGCTTTCAAgtattgcaaaaaaattttctttaaattatcCATGCTTACGGGTCTTCTAAGGTTTAGGAGACTATGCCATTTGCCGAATTATGGATATATTAAGTAACTAATTGCTAATAGTGAGAGTGTAGTGCATCCTTGCATAACGGCACTTGGATTTCACACTGC
This portion of the Schizosaccharomyces pombe strain 972h- genome assembly, chromosome: I genome encodes:
- the rpl42 gene encoding 60S ribosomal protein eL42, which codes for MVNIPKTRKTYCPGKNCRKHTVHRVTQYKKGPDSKLAQGKRRYDRKQSGFGGQTKPVFHKKAKVTKKVVLRLECVSCKYKNQLVLKRCKHFELGGEKKTKGAAIQF